The sequence GGCCTCTTTTTGTTACCGGAAGGCGGTACTGCTGCCCGCGATGCGCAGCCTGCCTGTGGCCGAACCGGCGATCAAGCGCCTGCTGCTGGGCCGCGCCCTGCGCTCATCGCCGCTGGTGCTGGCCAACAGCAATGCAGGGGCACAGGCCTATTCCGGACGCTGCGGCGTGGACCTGTCCCGGTTCGAGGTAGTGGCTAACGCTGCGGAGAAAGTCGCTGAAGTGACCGCCGGGGAAAGGCTGGAGGCCAGGCGGAGGTTCGGGATGTCGGAAACGCGGCCGGTGGTCGGGACGGTGGGCAAGGATGAGCCGGACAAAAACATACCGGCGTTCCTTCGCCTGGTGGGCGGCCTGGGGCATCGTCTGGGCGGAATCTGTTCGGTACTTGCCGGCCGCGGCCTGGACGAGGGCTACGCGGTGCGCAGCGGAGTGCGCCGGCAGAGTACCTGCGAATCGTATTTCCTAGGCGAACTTGACGACATGCGGTTGTTCTACTCCTCGATCGACCTGCTGGTGCTGCCGTCGCTGCGTGAGGGGATGCCCAACGTCATTCTCGAGGCGGCGGCCCACGGCGTGCCGGCGGTGGCGTTCGACGTGGGCGGAGTGAGGGAGGCCGTGGAGCACGGCCGCACCGGCATGATTGTCCCCGCCGCTGACGAGGCCGCGCTGCTGGAGGCGGCAGCGGAGCTGTTGGAGGATGCACAGCGGCGGAAGTCGCTGGGAGAGAGGGCCCGGGAATACACGGCAAAAAAATTCAGCGTGGAAGAGATGGTGGAGAGTACGCGCCGTGCTTACATACGCGCGCTCGGTGGTCAATTAGGGTAGTCCCAGGGACGGAACAACAATTGAAAAATAATTATCATTTAGTTGATTTTAGCAAGCAGACGGCCTACAATTATTAGTACTGCCAAGCATCTACCAGTAATACTTCCTGATATATCAATAAGATAATCTGCCGTAAAGGTACATCCGTAATGCAAAAGATCAACATTCAATTTTTTATCTTTGCATTAACGCTTTACGCCCAAGCTGTTCTCGGCGCTTCAGGCGGAGGCCAGTTGCTATGGAAAACAGAACTCGGCAACACGGACCTGAAGGTACATAAAACTGATGAGAGAACAACCCTCGCGGTGAGGCCGGCCGGAGTGCTGAAATGGAAAACCAAGCTGGGAAATGGTAGCGCCAGCCTGGCCGGCGCGGGGGATGTGTTGTTTAAATATAAACCGGAAAACAGAGGTTGGCCCTGGGAGTCCACTCCTGCTATTGGTTCCGGAGGAACGATATTTGTCGGCGCCTTTGAGGGATATTTATACGCCCTGAAACCGGACGGCACCCTGGAAGGGAAGTATTGGACGGGCGGACGAATTTCTTCTTCTCCTGTCATCGGACCGGACGGGACTTTTTATGTGGGTTGCTATGATACCATGTATGCCCTGAACCCTGACGGGACACAGGCCTGGTCATTTAAGACCGGAGGACCGATTCATAGTTGTCCCACATATGACAAAGAGGGGACGCTATACTTTGGTTCGGATGACCATTACATGTACGCAGTCAGCTCTGATGGCATTCTCAAATGGAAATATCACACCAATGGACAAATTTGGTCTTCCCCGGCGCTGGAAAGAAATGGGACGCTGTATTTCGGTTCGGGTGATCATTATGTATATGCACTGAATTCAGACGGCACAACCAAATGGTGGTATGAGACAGGTAGATCAATCAGTTCCTCGCCGGCAATCGGTACTGATGGAACAGTATACATCGGGGGAGGTGCCTACTTATATGCGTTTAGGCCGAATGGCGAGCTGCAGTGGAAAGTAAAACTAACATTATCAATCGGAACGACTGGATCACCGGCGATAGGCAGTGACGGTACGGTGTATATCGGTTCGCTGAAATATGGCGGCACGGTGAATGGACGTTTATTCGCCGTCAGTCCCCTAGGGTTTGTAAAATGGGGGTATGATACGAGAGGCTGGATTCAACAAACACCGGCTATCGGCAGTGACGGGACGGTATATATCGGATCGTCTGTATATATCGGATCGTCTGATAAATATCTGTATGCCTTGAATGCGGACGGAACACTAAAGTGGCGGCTTGAAACCGAAGACAATATTACCGGTTCGGTGACGATCAGCGATAATGGAACGGTCTATGCCAGCTCCCCTAATTATTTATATGCCATCGATAGTGGCACGGATTCCGGTCTCGCCAACAGCAGCTGGCCGAAATTCAAGCGCAACACGTTAAATAACGGCAGCGTATATTACCCGGAGAACCCTGTTGCGAGCATCGGAAAGCTGGATTACATGTTTTACACCGATGACCGGATCTGGTGGACCATGTTGCCGGCGATCGGTAACGACGGGACAGTCCATTTTGGTTCGAGGGATAACCATCTATACGCACTCAATCCCGATGGCTCCGTAAAATGGAAGTTCTTTACGGATAACGGCTATCCCTCGGCCCCATCGATCGACGACCAGGGGAATATATTTACAGGTTCAACCGATGGATATCTTTATTCTTTGAATCCCGAAGGCGAGTTGAGATGGAAATTCCAAACTCGCCAGCCGATTCGACCATCCCCCGCATTGGGCGTCGATGGGACGATTTATTTCGGCTCCAGCGACAGCACTTTCTATGCGTTGAAAGGTGACGGCAGCCTGTCATGGAAATACGAGACCGGCGGGGCGGTGGTTTCTTCTCCGTCAATTGACGGAGACGGGACAATTTATTTTGGCTCGAATGACTATTTATTCTACGCATTGAATTCGGACGGTTCTCTCAAATGGCAGTTCCAGGCCGCGAATGAAATTCTTTCATCACCCGCATTGGGCAGTGACGGGACAATCTACTTTGGGTCGGTCGATGGCAGACTCTAT comes from Candidatus Glassbacteria bacterium and encodes:
- a CDS encoding PQQ-binding-like beta-propeller repeat protein, which produces MQKINIQFFIFALTLYAQAVLGASGGGQLLWKTELGNTDLKVHKTDERTTLAVRPAGVLKWKTKLGNGSASLAGAGDVLFKYKPENRGWPWESTPAIGSGGTIFVGAFEGYLYALKPDGTLEGKYWTGGRISSSPVIGPDGTFYVGCYDTMYALNPDGTQAWSFKTGGPIHSCPTYDKEGTLYFGSDDHYMYAVSSDGILKWKYHTNGQIWSSPALERNGTLYFGSGDHYVYALNSDGTTKWWYETGRSISSSPAIGTDGTVYIGGGAYLYAFRPNGELQWKVKLTLSIGTTGSPAIGSDGTVYIGSLKYGGTVNGRLFAVSPLGFVKWGYDTRGWIQQTPAIGSDGTVYIGSSVYIGSSDKYLYALNADGTLKWRLETEDNITGSVTISDNGTVYASSPNYLYAIDSGTDSGLANSSWPKFKRNTLNNGSVYYPENPVASIGKLDYMFYTDDRIWWTMLPAIGNDGTVHFGSRDNHLYALNPDGSVKWKFFTDNGYPSAPSIDDQGNIFTGSTDGYLYSLNPEGELRWKFQTRQPIRPSPALGVDGTIYFGSSDSTFYALKGDGSLSWKYETGGAVVSSPSIDGDGTIYFGSNDYLFYALNSDGSLKWQFQAANEILSSPALGSDGTIYFGSVDGRLYALNPDGSLQWAAQTWGQVNSSPAIGIDGSIYFGSNDGNLYAANPDGSQKWYFQAGDAISSSPIVGSDGTIYIGSEDSSLYAINSDGTLNWKYRTGKYIQSSPAISPNGTVYIGSSDNYLYAFSSGTSSGLAESAWPKKNRDYRNSGNAGFEISPGMPGDIDDNGRVDMADLLLLLSVISGASPDTQFTDLNGDGKTDVLDLLEMLKLISA
- a CDS encoding glycosyltransferase; the encoded protein is MSARIALVIGQLGQGGAERQAYLLARGLAGAGEDVRVFCLSEHLNPYGPRIEEAGVPVTVIARRRSYEPMRAFRLASALRKYKIELVHSFLESATAYSYLASFCYRKAVLLPAMRSLPVAEPAIKRLLLGRALRSSPLVLANSNAGAQAYSGRCGVDLSRFEVVANAAEKVAEVTAGERLEARRRFGMSETRPVVGTVGKDEPDKNIPAFLRLVGGLGHRLGGICSVLAGRGLDEGYAVRSGVRRQSTCESYFLGELDDMRLFYSSIDLLVLPSLREGMPNVILEAAAHGVPAVAFDVGGVREAVEHGRTGMIVPAADEAALLEAAAELLEDAQRRKSLGERAREYTAKKFSVEEMVESTRRAYIRALGGQLG